TCCAGCGTGAAGGCGCCGGCACAGGGGATCCCGGCGGCGGCTGCCGGGGTGGCGGCCCGGGACAAACGCCGATCCCGACGTCGGCGCGCGGCCACCATGCCGGAGCACCAATACGCCGACGAGGTTCTGGATTACGACCCGGAACCCGATCCCGTGCCGCCCGACGAGCCGGCGGTGACGGCCTCGAGAAGCCGCGCCGGCGCGATGGGCTTCGGGGGCACCGCGGTGAAGGACGATGCCGACGCGAGCGGATTGATGACCTTGCCCGCCGACGAATTCGGTAGTGGCCCAACCGTTCCGATGCTCCCCAACACGTGGGAGTCAGACGGTCGCTAACGTCAGTTGCTGGGCTGGGTGTTGACCCATCCCACGACTTCGGCGGTCACCGGGTCAGCGATGTCGTTGTACTCGGGATGCTTCTTGAGCACCGTGACGACCATGGAGCAGACCGGCACAATCCGCTTGCCGTCCGCGCGTGTTGCCTTCAGCGCATCCTCGAGCAGCAGCGTCGCCAAGCCGCGTCCGCCGAAGGCGGGGTCGATTTCGGTGTGGTGGAAGACCCGCTGATCGCCCCGGTCCGCGAAATCGGCGAAGCCGACGTCCTGACCGGCGACGGCGATCGTGTAGCGCCGGTCCTCGGCCCGGATGTCGACCTCTGCACCGGTCTTGTCCGTTGTCATGTGTGCTCCTTTGTCATGTGTGCTCCTGCTGATGTGGAAGTGGCCGGGGAACCAGCCGGGTGGTGGGCATCGGCGGGGCGGGCAGCCGGGTGACCGAACCCTGATAGCCCCGGACGGCACCGAAGCGGTCGGCTGAATCGTTACGGGGGTCCTGCCAGAGTTGCCGGTAGGTGACGATCTCCTCGTGGCTGCGCCCGACGAAGTTCCACCACATGACCAACTCCTCGCAGAACGGAGCCCCACCCAGCACCAGGACCCGGGCAGGGCGCTCCCCCACGTTGCGCAGCCGCAGCACCGAATGTCCGGTGCCCTGGTATCCCAGGTCCGCCACAGCCAGGCGAACGCCATCCAGTGCGACATCGCCGTCGTCGCACAGCACCCCGTGTTCAAACGCCGGGTCGATCGCGAGTTCGAGGTCGGCCCGCGGGTCCAGGTCAATCTGGGCACCGAGCAGAGGGGTGAAAGTCGTTACCGGCGAATGACTTCCGGCGAGCGCGCCCAGGAAGACCGAGGCGCGGGCCCCCGGCACCGACACCGGTTCGGGTCGGTAGTGCGCGAAGTCGCGGTCGGTGTCGCGCACCGAATCCGGCAGCGCCACCCACAACTGCGCGCCGTGCAGCGCCCCACCGCCCACCGCGACTTCGGAGTGACAGATGCCCGCACCGGCGGTCATCAGGTTGAGTTCACCGGGCCGAACCATGGCGTGTACGCCGGCGCTGTCGCGGTGCTCCACTTCCCCGCTGAACAGCCAGCTCACCGTCTGCAGGCCGGTGTGCGGATGGGGTGGAACATCCATTCGCGCGGCATCTCCGGTGACGGGCCCGTAGTGGTCGACGAAGCACCAGGCGCCGATCAGCGAGCGTTGCCGCTGCGGCAGGGTGCGCTGCACCGGCATTGCCCGTGGCCCGCCCAGGGGCACCTCTCGTGGCCGGAGCACCTGCACAACCGGGCGGGATGATGCGACCTGCGAAGCGCCGCAAGCAACTTCAGCGGGCGCGGTCTCCAGGTTGCTCACTCTCGCGACCTTACTCGCCGCCTTACCGGCCCGGCGGTTGCAGCGCCTTCATAGCGACCCGCATCACCGGCTCGGGAATGCGGTCTTTGAGCGCCAGCGCCCGGTCGGCCGCCCGAGAGCGCAGCGGTGTCCCCCTGCCGAACATCCGGTTGAGGGGACCCCCGGTCGGTTCGACGGTCACGTGCAGGGGCGGGACGTCGACGGACGAACCCAGAGCATTGGAGATCACCATCCGCTGAATCTCACTAGTGCCCTCAAAGATGGTGTACAACTTGGCATCTCGATACCACTTCTCCACCGGGTGATCGGTGATGTAGCCCCAGCCGCCCATCGTCTGAATCGCCCGCTCGGTGGCTTTGACCGCGACTTCGCTGGCGGCCAGCTTGGACATGGAGCCTTCGCCCCGCTCGAAGGGGACGTTGTTGGCCGCCATCCACGAGGCGCGCCACGTCAGCAGCCGGGCCGCGTCGATCTGAGTCGCCAAGTCGGCCAACGGAAACGCGATCCCCTGGTTGTCGATGATCGGTCCGCCGAACGCTTCCCGCTCGGTCGCGTAAGCGGTCGCGTATTCCAGTGCGGCGCGCGCGATTCCGATCGCCTGCGCCGCCACCATGGGCCGGGTCTGCTCGAAGGTGCCCAGCGTGGCGGAGCCCGACTTCTTTGCCCCGGCCACCACTTCGCGGGCCTTGGCCAGCTTGTGTTCGAGCTTGTCCTGTCCGCCGAGCAGATTGCCGCCCGGCACCCGGACACCGTTGAACCGCAGCTCGGCGGTGTGGGATGCCCGACAGCCCAACTTGTCCAGCTTGCGAACCAGCTCCAGCCCGGGGGTCCCGCCCGGTACGACGAACAGCGCCTGGCCGCGGTGGCCGAGTTCCTCGTCGACCACCGCGTTCACCACGTGGACATTGGCGATACCGCCGTTGCCGATCCACATCTTGTGTCCGTCGATGATCCAGTCGTCGCCGTCGCGGCGGGCGACGGTGCGGAGGTTGCGGACATCGCTGCCGCCCTCGGGTTCTGAGATGGCCAGTGCGGCCAGCTTGAGGTCCCCTGGGGTTCCGAAGCATTCCGGCGCCCACTGCAGCATTTGCTCGGGTGAGGCGGCCTGGCCGATCGCCGAGAGTGCCAGGGCCGGCATCACGATGGCCAGGCCGATTCCCGCGCAGCCCCAGAACAGCTCTTCCATGAACATCGGTAGCGAGACGCCGGTCGGGTCGCCGATCAGATCGCGATAGAACAGCGGGCTGTAGAAACCACGTTGGGCCGCCTCCTCCAGCACCGGCCACGGAAACTCCTGCCGCTGGTCGTATTCCATTGCGACCGGCCGGATCACCTGCTCGGCGAACTCGTGGGTCCGCCGGGCCAGATCGTGTTGTGCTGCGGTAGGGGATACGTCGAAAGTCATGGCAGCGCCTCTGGTTCAGTTGCCTCGGCCCGGACGGGGCCACTGTCAAGCGCCGTATACCCCGGGTTTCGGTCCGCTATCGCGCGAGTTCCCCGCAACGCTGCTCAGGCCGCCGAACGCGGACCCACCTGTGCGGCAGGAAGATGCAGGACCACGGCGTTCAACGGAAGCCGGTTGGTCTCGGCGTCGTTTTCCAGGCGCGCCAGCAGGGCCGCGTTCTCGGGTAGTTCACGAGCGTTGATCTTTCCTGCGGCGATTCGCCGCAGCACCTCGTGGGCGTGCGCCAGTTGTTCGCGCTTGCGGTACTGCCCGCCGGGCAACTTGACGCCGGCCCAGACGCCGTATTCCTCGCCGTGCTTGATCGCCCACTCGGCGCACAGGCGTTGCTGCGCCAGGGGGCACCGGCGCAGGCACTGCACCCTCGCCTCCATTGCCGACCGCTCGTAGATGCGCGCCTTGGCGGCACCGTCGCCACCGTCGTCATCGGGGTAGCCGAACCACAGTTCCGGGTTTGAGGTGCAGGGGTTTGCCATGGGAAGGCCTCCTTGTCTACGTGAAACGTAGGCGGAATCGTATACACATGAGACGGTGGGCAACAAGCAAAACGGATAACAAAACATATATACACAGGTAGGGAAAGCTCGCTGTGTAATATCCGCGTATGGGTTGGAGCCCGCCGTGAGCCGCGAGTCGGCCGGCGCGGCCATTCGCGCGCTCCGCGAATCACGGGACTGGTCACTCGCCGACCTCGCGGCGGCTACCGATGTGAGCATCATGGGGTTGAGCTACCTTGAACGCGGCGCCCGCAAACCCCACAAAAGCACTGTTCAGAAGGTTGAAGAAGGGCTCGGCCTGCCTCCGGGCACGTATTCGCGGCTCGTGGTCGCGGCGGATCCCGAGGCGGAACTGGCTCGCCTGCTCTCGGCGCGACCGCCGGCGCCCACCGCCGCCCGGAGCACTGGATCGGGCAGCGCTGGATCGGTCATTGTCGAGCGTCACAGCGATACCGATGTCCTCGAAGAGTACGCCGAGGCACAGCTTGAAACGCTGCGGTCACTCATCGACCGGATGCCGGCGAAGACATCAAACGAATATGAGACGTATATTCTGACCGTGATCGCACAGTGCGTGAAAGCGGAGATGCTGGCCGCCAGTTCATGGCGGGTTGCGGTGAACGCGGGCGCCGATTCGACGGGACGCCTCATGTCGCACTTAGAGGCGCTCGAGGCCACCCGAAGCGGGCTATTGGAACGGCTGCCGACGAGTCTGAGCGCCCGATTCGACCGGGCGTGCTCGTGGTCGTCACTTCCGGACGCGGTCATTGCGGCGCTGATCGGCGTCACCAGCGAAGACGTGTGGGACATCCGCAACCGGGGTGTCATCCCGTCCGGAGCAATCCCCCGGGTGCGCGCCTTCACCGATGCGGTGTGGGGAACCCATGAGCCCGTCGACGAAGGGACGGCCGGTGACTGAGCCGGAATTGGAGGCACTGGAGCGCGCCCACCGACTGTTCGCCGGAACCGCTCCCGCCGTGACGATGGGAGCGGTGCCGGATCCTGAGCCGAAATACGTTGCGCCCCATGCTCCATATCAGCGTGCGGTGAACCGCAGCCGCGTCGTCCTGACTTCAGCCGCCCACACGGATTCAGCAGTAGCGACGATCATCGCCGGCGCACGGCGGGACAGGGCCGTTGCGCGGGGGCTCACCGGTGGTGTTGTCGATGAAGCCCGCGCCGATGCCGCGCTCACCCCGGCGACCCCGCTTGGTCAGCGCGAGGCGATGCGCCGGCGGGTGGCGCGGTTGCGAGCGCAACGGGCCCACGTACTTGCCGCGCACGGCAGGGCGCGGCGCCACGCCGAAGCATTGCGTGCGCTGCGGTATCACGCCACGCACCATCGCCCCCGGCTGACCTCGGCGCACGGTCGTGCGGGCGCGGCGGTCAGGGCCGCGCTGTCGAGGATCGGTCGCCCGTATGTCTGGGGTGCGACCGGTCCCGACCAGTTCGACTGCTCCGGCCTGGTCCAGTGGGCCTATGGGCAGGCCGGGGTCCACCTCGACCGCACCACCTACCAACAGATCAACGACGGAGTTCCGGTGCCGCGCAACCAGGTGAAACCGGGCGACCTCGTCTTCCCGCACACCGGGCACGTACAAATGGCCATCGGCAACAATCTGGTGGTCGAAGCGCCCTATTCGGGTGCCTCCGTCCGGATCAGCCGAATGGGCACCAACGTGGCGATCCGGCGGCCCTGGTAGAGGAAGGTTCACGTTCAAGTCATGTCGGACCAAGCGGGATCCTCGATCAGTGCCATTACCGCCCGCCAAGCCGAGCTGGCGAACAGGCACCGCGCTGCCTCCGAGGCGGACCGGGTGCTGGCCGACACCCTCGCCGGTGCGCATGAGGCGTTGCGGGAGAGCCTGCGCCGGCTCGATGCGATCGCGGCGGAGATCGAGCGTGCGCACCGCCTTGCGCTCGATTCGCCGTTGGGCGCGCGTGAATTTCAACGTTTCCTGCTGGCCAAGCAACGCGACATCACCACTGTCATCACCGATGCCCGCGAGGTGAGCCGCGCCAAAAGCGCTGTGCTGCAAGGGCTGCGGTCGCAGTACAGCCGGCCGTCCACAGGGTGAATTGTCGAGGGGACGGCGCCTGGGTACTGTCCCGCGGCATGGAGGGGTCGTGACGACATATCAGGACCTCGTGGACACCATGCGACTCATCCAGGAGCGCACCGGCGATCCGTTGGCATGGATGGTCGGGCTGACACCCGACGAACGGATCGCCGCGGTATCACCCCCGACGACCGGGGCGCAGCTCGCCGAGATCCTGGCCAAGATACGGCGGCAGCACCCGGACCTCTTCTCCCCGCCGGCCTCCCCCGCCCCGGCACCGGCAGATCGCGCCGACGGCGATGCCGCCAAAGCCATCGCGGATGCGGAAGCCGCTCTGGCCCATCAGAATTCCATGACATCTCAGCTTGACCTGCAGGTGGTTTCGGCGATCCTGAATGCGCACCTGACCACGGTCGAGGGCCGGGACGCCCTCACCAAACTGCAGCACGAGATCGAGACGGCCGTCGCAACGCGCTCTGATCTCGACACCCCCTCTGGCGCAAGGGACTTCCAGCGTCTGCTGATCGGCAAGCTCAGAGATATCCGCGAGGTGGTCGCCACCGCGAGCCTGGACGACACGTCGAAGTCGGCCCTGATGGCCGCGTGGACGTCGCTGTACAACGCGTCGAAGAACGCACCGGAGACATCGCCCGCCCCGCGTCCGGCGTCCGAAGCGGCACCATCGCCCGGGCGCGGCGCCGACCGACAGCCGATGCCGGCCCTCGCATCGGAACCGTTGCCCGACTCGTTCCTCCTCGATGACCCCGGGTCGGTGCCGGCCGGCGCTTCGGGGCCGTTGCCCGCGGCGACGTCCGCTCCGGCAACTGCGCCCAGTGCGGGCGGTGGAACATCGCCGGCGGGCGCCTCAATGCCGGCGTTGGGAGCACCGAGTGGGTTCGCGCTGCCGAACCTGCCGACCGGCGGCACCGGCCGGGGCTCGAGATCGCTGGACGACGGGTTGTTCGACGACGACCCCGTTGACCGTGAGTCAGCTGAGGACAAGAAGCGTGATGCCCAGGAAGCCGACCACCGAGACGACGAGCATCGCGACCCGGCCGCCGAACAGCCCGCGGCGCCGCTCACAGGTCCGACGACGGTGACGCTGCCCACCGGCGAGACGGTGACCGCCGCCAGCCCGCAACTGGCCGCGGCGATCAAGGCCGCAGCGGCAGGCACCCCGATCGCCGACGCATTCCAGCAACAGGGCATTACCATCCCGCCGCCGGGCACGGCAGTCAGCGCTCCCCTCGACCCGTCCCGAGTAGAGCCAGGCGATATCGGCATGTTCACCGATCGGCACGCACTTGCCCTCGGACGTAGCAAGGCGCTGCTCGACGGCCAGATTCAACACATTTCGACCGTGACCGGGCCGAGCTTCCTAGGCTGGGAGCACCCGCCGGTGCCGGCGGGCCAGACGACCGCACCGCCTACTGACACACCCACACCGACCCGGCCATCAGCCACGGCCTAGCAGCAGAGGAGGAGAAAGCGGATGGCAGACCGAATTCATGTGGTGCCGGCTCATTTGCGGGAAGCCGCCGCCCATCACCAACAGACCTCCGAGCAGTTGCGTGCCCTGCCCGCCTCGCACGCGGCCATCCAGGCGAGCCTGGACTCCCTCGGCCCCATCTACAGCGAGCTGCGGGAGGCCGGACGGGAACTGCTCGAACTCAGGCGGGAGTGCTACGAACAACAAGCCGACGACCACGCCGACATCGCCCAGAACCTGCACACCTCAGCGGCGCTATGGGAGCAGCACGAACAAGAGGCAGCCGGCAAACTCGGCGGCATCCTCGACGGATGACAGTCGCTGGACATTCATGACCGACGCCAATCCCGCCTTCGACACCGTGCATCCCAGCGGTCACATCCTGGTGCGGTCGTGTCGTGGCGGATACCTGCACAGTGTCGCGCTCAGCGAGGCGGCCATGGAGACGGACGCCCAAACTCTGGCCGAGGGCATCCTGCTGACCGCTGACGTCTCGTGCCTCAAGGCGCTGCTGGAAGTGCGCGCCGAGATTGTCGCGGCCGGACATTCCCCATCGGCGGAGGTGCCGACGGACGCCGACCTCGATGCGGCGATCGAGAAGCTGCTCGACCACCGGCTGCGTCGCCGCGGCCACTGACCGTCTAGAGCAACCAGGTCCGGCCGGTTTCCGGGTCGGGCGCAATCTCGGTCGGTGGCTCGATCGGATTGTCGCCGAACAACTCTCGCGCACGGCCGAGCAGAGAGCGCACCTCATCGAGTTGCTGCTGCAGCGCGGATTCGGCCATGGGCACACGCTACCCACGCCGGGTCCGCCACACAATTCACCATCTGGTCACCATCCGCGAAAGCCGCCGGGTGGGCCGATATCTACCGCTACTCTTGGCCGGTGGGGATCTTCGGCCGTATCACCGCGCGGCAGCGTCTGCGCAGAGCGACCCAGGAATCGTTGTCGGTACCCACCTTCAGCGCGCCGCTCGATTGCACGCCCTGGGTCACCGGCGGCCTGTGGCCAGCGGAGTTATCGGCGGCCGGAAACTCCGAAACCGCAACCGCCGCTGGGTATCTCAAGGCTGATCTACAGCGGATCGCCGGCGCCGCGAACGATGAGTTGCGAGCGATCGGCAGAGCGGGCATGGAGTACACGGCCCGGCGCGACGCCGAAGCGAGAGTGATCGACGAGGCCCGCGACTTGGCGGTGCGCCGCGTCGAATCGACAATGCGCCATCTGCGCCGGCAGCGGCAGGACGCCGATCCGCGCGCAGACATGGACAAGACGCAGGTCCTTCCCGCGATCCGCGATGAGCCGCCCGCTCCGGCGCCAGCCCCAAGCACGGACGGGCAACAACCGGCTGAGGTTGCGGACAGTTCGGCGGGAACCGCCGACGACCGGTTGCAGGGGCTACTGGCATTTGTGGCGCGGCAGGAGCCGCGCCTGAGCTGGGCCGTCGGAGAGCGGCCAGACGGCACGACTGTGCTGGTCACCGACCTCGCCCACGGCTGGATTCCGCCGGGCATCGCCGTACCCGATGGAGTGCGACTATTGGAGCCCCAGCGGCGCAGCGGTCGCGCGGTCGATTTGCTGGGTGCTACCACCCGCGTGCTGACCTACACGCCGGGTGATCCCGGCAGGTGGTCGAGTGACGCTCCCGACCCGCAAACTTCGGCGCAGCCGCTGGAGCTACCTGCAGTCGAGGACCTGGACTGGGAGCTGAGGGTGGCGACGCACGGGCGCGAGGGCCTACCCCGCCTGGTGAACGCCATGGCCAAGGCGGTCGCCTCCGGCGCCGACATCGTCGAGCAAGAAGTCGATCTGCTGCGGGTTCATCTGGACACCGTCCGGTACCAGGTCCTGGCGCAATACCCCGACGTCGATCCGGCGCACCTGCTCGACTGCATGTTGCTCGCCGCTATCGACGGCCGCGTTTCCGGGGACCCGATGTCAGCGAATTACCACTTCGCGTGGTTCGCGAAACTGGACGCCACGCCAACCGGGAGCCGGGGCGAAACCGGACCGGAAAGTGCCGACTGAATCTGAATTGACGCTGGTGGGAGGCATCGACATACTGTCATGGTGTCGGGGTCGGGTCCTTCCAGCGAGCTCAGCGACCGAAGCGCCGGAAGCGATGCAGACCTCGTCGAAGCGGTTCTTCGTGAACTGAGCGAGGCAGCCGACAAGTGGGAAGCACTGGTCGCCCAGGCTGAGACCGTCACCTACAGCGTGGACCTCGGCGACGTGCACGCGGTGGTGAACTCGGACGGCCGCCTGCTCGAGTTGACGTTGCACCCGGACGTGATGACCGGCTACGCACCCGGCGAGCTGGCCGACAGATTGAACCTCGCGATCGCAGCGCTGCGAGAGGAGGCCGAAGCCGAGAACCAGGCACGGTACGGCGGAGGCCTGCAGTGGTGACGGGTACGGAATCGGGTCCGTACCGGTCACCGGAAGGAGAAGACTGTGCCGCTCAATCTGTCCAACCGAGACCAGAATTCGGGGCATCTGTTCTATAACCGACGGCTGCGCGCCGCGATTACCCGGTTCTCCGTCCGGATGAAGCACGACGACCGTAAACAGCAGGCGGCGGTGGCCCTTTCGCTCGTCCTGGTGCTCATCGGTGTCGGCTGGATGGCCCTGCTGCACATCATGAAGCCGGCCGGCTTGGTCGCTGGTTCGGCCGTCATCGGGAACCGCGACACCGGAGCCATCTACGCCAAAGTCAACGGGCGCCTGTACCCGGCGCTCAACCTCACCTCCGCACGGCTGGTCGTCGGCAATGCCACCGCGCCTACCTGGGTTACGTCAAACGAAATCGCCAAATTCCCGACCGGTCCGATGATCGGTATCCCCGGCGTGCCCGACAGCCTGCCCGTCGCGGCCGCCGCGGTGTCCGCGTGGGCGGTGTGTGACACCGCACCCAACGGGACTCGGGGCAGCACCACACCGCCCCTCGTCACTGCGATCGCGGGACGGCTGACTCCACTGGACAGGGCAGCTGCGATGAGCCCGACGCAGGCACTCCTGGCAACGCACAACGGCACGACCTACGTGATCTGGGGAGGGCAACGGTCGCGCATCGACCCGGCCGACCGCTCGGTGACCTTCAATCTGGGTCTGGATCCCGGCGTGACGTATCCGGTCGAACTGTCCAACGCCCTCTTTGACGCCATGCCGGCGACGGAACCGCTTGTATCACCGACGATTCCGGATTCGGGAACCGCGTCGCGGTGGCTGCCCGAGCTGAAGGTGGGCAGCGTCCTTCAATCCCGCGACTCCGGTGGAACCGTCAACGGGTTCTATGTCCTGCTGACCGGAGGCGTGCAGAAGATCAGCAGCTTCGTCGCGGATCTGCTGCGCACCAGGGACTCTCAAGGCTCGACGGCACCCACGCTGATAGCGCCGGACCGATTGATCCACATCCCGGTCGTCGACGTGCTCAATGTCGACTACTATCCGTCCGGCAAACTGGAATTCGTTGACACCAAAGCTAATCCGGTGACCTGTGTGGGATGGGAGAAACAAGCTTCCGACCCCCAGGCCAGAGTCGCCATCATCTCGGGTCGGGGCCTGCCGGTTCCGAGTGGCATGGACTCACGTCTGGTGCATCTGGTGCGCGATGACCGCAGCCCGGAGTCCAGCGAGGCCGACCAGACATTGGTCCTGCCAGATGCGGCCAACTTCGTGGCCACCACCAGCGGCGTGCTGACCGCGGCCAGCCGAGAAAGCCTGTATTGGGTTTCACCGCAAGGAGTTCGCTACGGGATCCAATCCGATCCGCGGACCCTGCAAGCGCTCGGACTGGATCCACGCCTCGCCGTGCAGGCACCATGGCCCCTGGTACGCACATTCGCGCCCGGTCCAGCGATCAGTCGCGACGCGGCCCTGGTTGCCCGCGACGCGGTATCCGCGGGCGGCGCACTGGCGCCCCTTCCCGATGCCAGCGAGACGGGGAGTTAGCCATGTCCAAACGCGGAT
This genomic stretch from Mycobacterium paragordonae harbors:
- the eccB gene encoding type VII secretion protein EccB yields the protein MPLNLSNRDQNSGHLFYNRRLRAAITRFSVRMKHDDRKQQAAVALSLVLVLIGVGWMALLHIMKPAGLVAGSAVIGNRDTGAIYAKVNGRLYPALNLTSARLVVGNATAPTWVTSNEIAKFPTGPMIGIPGVPDSLPVAAAAVSAWAVCDTAPNGTRGSTTPPLVTAIAGRLTPLDRAAAMSPTQALLATHNGTTYVIWGGQRSRIDPADRSVTFNLGLDPGVTYPVELSNALFDAMPATEPLVSPTIPDSGTASRWLPELKVGSVLQSRDSGGTVNGFYVLLTGGVQKISSFVADLLRTRDSQGSTAPTLIAPDRLIHIPVVDVLNVDYYPSGKLEFVDTKANPVTCVGWEKQASDPQARVAIISGRGLPVPSGMDSRLVHLVRDDRSPESSEADQTLVLPDAANFVATTSGVLTAASRESLYWVSPQGVRYGIQSDPRTLQALGLDPRLAVQAPWPLVRTFAPGPAISRDAALVARDAVSAGGALAPLPDASETGS
- a CDS encoding DUF5631 domain-containing protein, with amino-acid sequence MGIFGRITARQRLRRATQESLSVPTFSAPLDCTPWVTGGLWPAELSAAGNSETATAAGYLKADLQRIAGAANDELRAIGRAGMEYTARRDAEARVIDEARDLAVRRVESTMRHLRRQRQDADPRADMDKTQVLPAIRDEPPAPAPAPSTDGQQPAEVADSSAGTADDRLQGLLAFVARQEPRLSWAVGERPDGTTVLVTDLAHGWIPPGIAVPDGVRLLEPQRRSGRAVDLLGATTRVLTYTPGDPGRWSSDAPDPQTSAQPLELPAVEDLDWELRVATHGREGLPRLVNAMAKAVASGADIVEQEVDLLRVHLDTVRYQVLAQYPDVDPAHLLDCMLLAAIDGRVSGDPMSANYHFAWFAKLDATPTGSRGETGPESAD
- a CDS encoding acyl-CoA dehydrogenase family protein, whose translation is MTFDVSPTAAQHDLARRTHEFAEQVIRPVAMEYDQRQEFPWPVLEEAAQRGFYSPLFYRDLIGDPTGVSLPMFMEELFWGCAGIGLAIVMPALALSAIGQAASPEQMLQWAPECFGTPGDLKLAALAISEPEGGSDVRNLRTVARRDGDDWIIDGHKMWIGNGGIANVHVVNAVVDEELGHRGQALFVVPGGTPGLELVRKLDKLGCRASHTAELRFNGVRVPGGNLLGGQDKLEHKLAKAREVVAGAKKSGSATLGTFEQTRPMVAAQAIGIARAALEYATAYATEREAFGGPIIDNQGIAFPLADLATQIDAARLLTWRASWMAANNVPFERGEGSMSKLAASEVAVKATERAIQTMGGWGYITDHPVEKWYRDAKLYTIFEGTSEIQRMVISNALGSSVDVPPLHVTVEPTGGPLNRMFGRGTPLRSRAADRALALKDRIPEPVMRVAMKALQPPGR
- a CDS encoding WhiB family transcriptional regulator; the protein is MANPCTSNPELWFGYPDDDGGDGAAKARIYERSAMEARVQCLRRCPLAQQRLCAEWAIKHGEEYGVWAGVKLPGGQYRKREQLAHAHEVLRRIAAGKINARELPENAALLARLENDAETNRLPLNAVVLHLPAAQVGPRSAA
- a CDS encoding DUF2694 family protein, whose amino-acid sequence is MTDANPAFDTVHPSGHILVRSCRGGYLHSVALSEAAMETDAQTLAEGILLTADVSCLKALLEVRAEIVAAGHSPSAEVPTDADLDAAIEKLLDHRLRRRGH
- a CDS encoding C40 family peptidase is translated as MTEPELEALERAHRLFAGTAPAVTMGAVPDPEPKYVAPHAPYQRAVNRSRVVLTSAAHTDSAVATIIAGARRDRAVARGLTGGVVDEARADAALTPATPLGQREAMRRRVARLRAQRAHVLAAHGRARRHAEALRALRYHATHHRPRLTSAHGRAGAAVRAALSRIGRPYVWGATGPDQFDCSGLVQWAYGQAGVHLDRTTYQQINDGVPVPRNQVKPGDLVFPHTGHVQMAIGNNLVVEAPYSGASVRISRMGTNVAIRRPW
- a CDS encoding DUF4226 domain-containing protein, whose protein sequence is MSDQAGSSISAITARQAELANRHRAASEADRVLADTLAGAHEALRESLRRLDAIAAEIERAHRLALDSPLGAREFQRFLLAKQRDITTVITDAREVSRAKSAVLQGLRSQYSRPSTG
- a CDS encoding DUF4226 domain-containing protein, yielding MTTYQDLVDTMRLIQERTGDPLAWMVGLTPDERIAAVSPPTTGAQLAEILAKIRRQHPDLFSPPASPAPAPADRADGDAAKAIADAEAALAHQNSMTSQLDLQVVSAILNAHLTTVEGRDALTKLQHEIETAVATRSDLDTPSGARDFQRLLIGKLRDIREVVATASLDDTSKSALMAAWTSLYNASKNAPETSPAPRPASEAAPSPGRGADRQPMPALASEPLPDSFLLDDPGSVPAGASGPLPAATSAPATAPSAGGGTSPAGASMPALGAPSGFALPNLPTGGTGRGSRSLDDGLFDDDPVDRESAEDKKRDAQEADHRDDEHRDPAAEQPAAPLTGPTTVTLPTGETVTAASPQLAAAIKAAAAGTPIADAFQQQGITIPPPGTAVSAPLDPSRVEPGDIGMFTDRHALALGRSKALLDGQIQHISTVTGPSFLGWEHPPVPAGQTTAPPTDTPTPTRPSATA
- a CDS encoding GNAT family N-acetyltransferase; translated protein: MTTDKTGAEVDIRAEDRRYTIAVAGQDVGFADFADRGDQRVFHHTEIDPAFGGRGLATLLLEDALKATRADGKRIVPVCSMVVTVLKKHPEYNDIADPVTAEVVGWVNTQPSN
- a CDS encoding helix-turn-helix domain-containing protein, whose product is MSRESAGAAIRALRESRDWSLADLAAATDVSIMGLSYLERGARKPHKSTVQKVEEGLGLPPGTYSRLVVAADPEAELARLLSARPPAPTAARSTGSGSAGSVIVERHSDTDVLEEYAEAQLETLRSLIDRMPAKTSNEYETYILTVIAQCVKAEMLAASSWRVAVNAGADSTGRLMSHLEALEATRSGLLERLPTSLSARFDRACSWSSLPDAVIAALIGVTSEDVWDIRNRGVIPSGAIPRVRAFTDAVWGTHEPVDEGTAGD
- a CDS encoding DUF2710 family protein; this translates as MVSGSGPSSELSDRSAGSDADLVEAVLRELSEAADKWEALVAQAETVTYSVDLGDVHAVVNSDGRLLELTLHPDVMTGYAPGELADRLNLAIAALREEAEAENQARYGGGLQW
- a CDS encoding pirin family protein, with translation MSNLETAPAEVACGASQVASSRPVVQVLRPREVPLGGPRAMPVQRTLPQRQRSLIGAWCFVDHYGPVTGDAARMDVPPHPHTGLQTVSWLFSGEVEHRDSAGVHAMVRPGELNLMTAGAGICHSEVAVGGGALHGAQLWVALPDSVRDTDRDFAHYRPEPVSVPGARASVFLGALAGSHSPVTTFTPLLGAQIDLDPRADLELAIDPAFEHGVLCDDGDVALDGVRLAVADLGYQGTGHSVLRLRNVGERPARVLVLGGAPFCEELVMWWNFVGRSHEEIVTYRQLWQDPRNDSADRFGAVRGYQGSVTRLPAPPMPTTRLVPRPLPHQQEHT
- a CDS encoding ESX-1 secretion-associated protein, whose amino-acid sequence is MADRIHVVPAHLREAAAHHQQTSEQLRALPASHAAIQASLDSLGPIYSELREAGRELLELRRECYEQQADDHADIAQNLHTSAALWEQHEQEAAGKLGGILDG